Within Alcaligenes sp. SDU_A2, the genomic segment TGGTCAGCCGCCAAGGTCATTGCCTGAACGATCTGCTGTTCCGCGCCCACAGCGGCCAATTGCCCGTGGACATTGCTGCTGTCGCCTCCAATCACACCGATCACGCCGGCCTGGCGTCGTCCTACGGCATTCCTTTTCATCATCTGCCTGTCACGCCCGAGACACGCCCACAACAAGAACAGCAGATTTTGCAACTGGCCAACGAACTGAAAGTAGATCTGGTCGTGCTGGCCCGCTACATGCAGATTTTGTCGACTGACCTGTGCCGCTCCCTGTCCGGACGGGCCATCAATATTCACCACAGCTTTCTGCCCAGCTTCAAGGGTGCACGCCCTTACCACCAGGCTCATGCCCGCGGCGTAAAGATCATCGGGGCTACGGCGCACTACGTGACTGAAGACCTGGACGAAGGCCCCATCATCGAACAGGATGTGGAGCACGTCAGCCACTCCGTCAGTCCGCTCGAACTAACCCAGATCGGCAGCGACGTTGAATCCTTGGTTCTGGCCCGCGCCGTGCGCGCCCATGTCCAGCACCGCATCCTGCTCAACGGCCAACGCACCGTGGTATTCCGTTAATCCCTCGAGTCCGTCGCCTGACGCCAAAACCCGGCCATCGGCCGGGTTTTTTCATTTCACAAGGACACGGCTCCGACACATCACTGTACAGAGCCAAAGCCAGATGCCGCTCGTTGATCAATCACTTAAGCGAATTCAATATATGTCGACATCTGCCAAAACCTGATCTGCTTCGCTGCTATCTGCGACGTGCCCCAGCTAGGCAGTAAAATGCGCTGCCGCACAACGGCCGCAAAACGTGAGCCGATCCGTTGGGCATTGAGCAGGCACTCTATATAACATCCACTCCAAGAAACCAACGCCGCGACGCAGCTCGGCTTCACTCAGGCCTTTGGCGATAGAGAACATCATGAAAAAGATCGCATCCATCTTTACCCTCATACTGATTCTGATCGCCGCCCACGCCCTGGGCAATATCGGGGGAAGCTATGCGGCAACAAGCAACAAACCAAGCCAGCACGAACTACTGAGAAGGTTTGTAAATGAATTTATCGTGAACAACGCGAATGTTCATTACCCCGTACAGATCAATGAAGACACATACCTGATCGATAGATCCATAAAAGAGGAAGGCCGGTCCATGTTTGTCGTTGAAAACTATCGAATCACCGCCCCCGTCACTGCCAACCCAAACGAAATAAAGCAGGCAAAAGAAACGACGTGGCGACAGGTTAAAGATATTTTCTGCACAAGCCTTCAGGAGCGCGATCGATTATTTACCGGATACTCGTCTGTCGGAATCATACAAAACATCGCAGATTCCAGGGGCACGCTACTGTTCAGCGTCAAAGTTGAAAAATCGCAATGCTCCTAGTCGCTCAAAACTAAGCCACACTTCTTGGCGGAGCATCTGCCACTTGATGCCGAGGGATACAGGACCACCCGTCTTGCCCCCGGCAGTACGAACCTGACAAAACCCATACAAACCGTCCGGCGGCCGGCGCTGGAGGGGTTGGAGTCAATATGTACGCTTTATCCTTGTAGATTTAGACCGGCAGGCTGGGCAGTCGCCGACGCTACGCGTCGGTTCCCTTGGCGAGCCTGGTGGCGGGCGGGGCGTGAACTCGCGGAGCAGCTCGTCCCCCGGACGAGCTGCAAGCGTTCCGCTCGAACAGCACGCCCCTTGCCTCCCGCCCCTGCGTTCCGCCTGCGGCGACTACCCTGACCCGCCTGCCGGTCTAAATCTACAAGGATAAAGCTCAGAATCGGAAACCCCTCCAGCGCCGGCCGCCGGACTGGACACCTTGATCAAGCACAATACCCCGACCACGTCATCATCGCCCCAGCGCCAAACCCTCGCGCCTGGGGTCCACGCCCGCCTCCAGGCCTTGCGCCGTCCAGCGGATAACATGCGTGCCGCTGGGAAAGGGCTGTTCACGAACCTCGTGACCCAAGGCCCGCAAGGCCTGGGCCTGTTCGGTGACCGCGGTATTTGCTTCCAGCTCAGTCGCCCAGTTGCGGCTACCGTAATGCGGCAGGCTGACTGCCTGCTGGGCATCCAGATCCCACATCAACATACCAGTCAAGGCCTGCGCCACGTACAGGATAATCGCACTGCCGCCCGGCGAACCCAAAGCAATGACAGGCTTGCCCTGCTCCATCACAATCATGGGTGCCATGGAACTGCGCGGTCGCTTACCGGGCTGGACGCGATTCACGCTCAAGCGGCCCGCCTCGTCGCGAGGGCTCAGCGCAAAATCGGTCAGCTGATTATTCAGCAAAAAGCCCTGCACCATAATTTTGCTGCCAAAAGCAGACTCTACCGATGTGGTCATGGACACGACCTGCCCTGTGGCATCAACCACCGATAGATGCGTGGTGGAAGGCAGCTCCAGCGTGCTGTCCGCCGCGGGTACTGCATCATCCAGCGGCTGTCCGGGCAGCGCATGGCCCAGGGAGCGGTCCGGACGAATCAAGGCGGCACGCGCCCGCAGATAGTCGGGTGCCAGCAAAGCCTGCTGCGGTACAGCAACAAAGGCCGGGTCCGCCACCCAGGCATCCCGATCAGCAAAGGCCAACCGTCCTACTTCGGCAAAATAATGAATGGCCTGGGCCGACAATGGCTCCAGCGACGCCATCGGCGTATGCTGCAACATCCCCAGCATCTGCATGACCGTCAGCGGACCGGAGCTGGGCGGTGCCATGCCGCACAAGGCCCAGCGCTGCCAGTCCATGCACAAGGGGTCGCGGCGCAAAGCGCGATAGGCGCGCAAATCCGCCTTGGACACGTCACCAGGAACAGGATCGGCAGCCACGGCCGCCACCATATCGTCGGCCAGTTCACTGTCGTAAAAGGCATCCGCTCCCTGCTGCGCCACCCGTTTCAGCACCTGGGCATAATCCGGATTGCGCAAGCGATGGCCAACGGGCCAGGGCTGGCCTTGCGCATCCAGAAAATACGCGCGGGCAGCCGGTTTATCGGCCAGCTCCGCCCTATTGTCTGCTATCAAGGCATGCAAGCGTGGAGTGACAGCAAACCCCTGTTCCGCCAATTCAATCGCCGGGACAAACAACGTGGCCCAGGGCAAAGCACCACCATCCCGATGCATCAATTCCAACGCACGTAACAATCCCGGAACACCGACAGACCGCCCACTGTTGACGGCCTGTTTGAAGGACATGGTTTTGCCGTTCAACTCGAAACGGTTCAAGGTACTGGCGGCCGGTACGGTTTCCCGGCCGTCATAGCTAAGCAAACCTTTACCAGGCTGAAACAGCAGCATAAAGCCGCCCCCGCCTATTCCGGAAGATTGCGGCTCCACCAGGCCCAACACCAACTGGCTGGCAATGGCGGCATCCACCGCGCTGCCCCCCTGATCCAGCATGCGCAGGCCGGCCCGTGTCGCCAGAGGATGTGCCGTCACGACCATGCTCTTGCTGCTGCTTACTTTGTCGCGCTGCAGGCTGGCGGTAGCCGCTTCAGGGTTCAGGTCGGGCGCAGCCGGCCCACGCGCGCAGGCCTGTCCCGCCAAAGCCAGGGTCAAGGCGAGCACCGTCAGACGACGCATCAAGGCATGGTTCATGGTATCTCCTTCTGATTTTGGGCCAGCCAC encodes:
- the ggt gene encoding gamma-glutamyltransferase; translated protein: MNHALMRRLTVLALTLALAGQACARGPAAPDLNPEAATASLQRDKVSSSKSMVVTAHPLATRAGLRMLDQGGSAVDAAIASQLVLGLVEPQSSGIGGGGFMLLFQPGKGLLSYDGRETVPAASTLNRFELNGKTMSFKQAVNSGRSVGVPGLLRALELMHRDGGALPWATLFVPAIELAEQGFAVTPRLHALIADNRAELADKPAARAYFLDAQGQPWPVGHRLRNPDYAQVLKRVAQQGADAFYDSELADDMVAAVAADPVPGDVSKADLRAYRALRRDPLCMDWQRWALCGMAPPSSGPLTVMQMLGMLQHTPMASLEPLSAQAIHYFAEVGRLAFADRDAWVADPAFVAVPQQALLAPDYLRARAALIRPDRSLGHALPGQPLDDAVPAADSTLELPSTTHLSVVDATGQVVSMTTSVESAFGSKIMVQGFLLNNQLTDFALSPRDEAGRLSVNRVQPGKRPRSSMAPMIVMEQGKPVIALGSPGGSAIILYVAQALTGMLMWDLDAQQAVSLPHYGSRNWATELEANTAVTEQAQALRALGHEVREQPFPSGTHVIRWTAQGLEAGVDPRREGLALGR
- the purU gene encoding formyltetrahydrofolate deformylase — protein: MNDYILTLSCPDRTGIVHNVSGWLLEQNGNINEAQQFGDAETQRFFLRIEFSLPEKVTVADLQARFAPIATQFGMDANIYDAQRKARLLILVSRQGHCLNDLLFRAHSGQLPVDIAAVASNHTDHAGLASSYGIPFHHLPVTPETRPQQEQQILQLANELKVDLVVLARYMQILSTDLCRSLSGRAINIHHSFLPSFKGARPYHQAHARGVKIIGATAHYVTEDLDEGPIIEQDVEHVSHSVSPLELTQIGSDVESLVLARAVRAHVQHRILLNGQRTVVFR